The genomic window TGCCCTAGACGCTGTGCATTCTCAATAATCGCCTTACCGTATGCTTTAAAATCATTAGCTAATGCTTCGCCAAAAGAAACCGCTTTGGCTGCAATGACATGCATCAGTGGACCACCTTGGATACCTGGGAAGATTGATTTGTCAAGCTTTTTACCAAATTCTTCACCTGTCTCTTCATTACAAAGAATCATTCCGCCACGTGGTCCACGTAATGTTTTATGTGTCGTTGTTGTTACGAAATGTGCATAAGGAACAGGGTTTTGGTGAAGACCAGCCGCTACCAATCCAGCAATATGTGCCATATCAACCATCAGGTAGGCGCCAACTTCATCTGCAATCTCGCGGAATTTCTTGAAATCAATTGCACGTGGATAAGCACTAGCTCCTGCAACAATTAATTTCGGCTTGTGCTCAATCGCAATTTGACGAACAACATCATAATCAATGCGCTGATCCTCTTCACGCACGCCGTACTCAACGAAATTGTATTGCACCCCACTAAAGTTTACTGGGCTACCATGAGTGAGATGTCCACCGTGAGACAAATTCATGCCAAGGACCGTGTCTCCATGCTCTAAAATGGTGAAATACACACCCATATTTGCTTGCGCACCTGAATGGGGCTGAACATTCACATAATGTGCATCAAATAATTTCTTTGCACGATCACGGGCGATATTTTCAGCAATATCCACATATTCACAACCCCCGTAATAACGTCGGCCAGGGTAGCCCTCAGCATATTTATTTGTTAAAACAGAGCCCTGGGCTTCCATTACAGCTTCACTAACAAAGTTCTCTGAAGCAATTAACTCAATTTTATCTCGTTGGCGACCAAGTTCTAATTCAATTGCTTCAAAAAGCGTTGGATCTTGTGTTTTTAAATTTGTCATCTCTTCTCCCGCCTTTGTTCGTAAATAATTTAATTTATTTATGATTTTAGCTCATTCTAAGTAAAAATAACAGCTTTTTCCGTAAATTAAGCAACTTTTTAAATAAATCATTCACCAATTTTATACTGTGCACGTTCTCCGCCAATTAATTTCGGTCGCGAAGTCGCTACCGTTACATGAGCGGAACCAATGGTCGTAAAGCCAATTCTAATTGGTACGAGAACTGGTTTAATGTGCATTCCAATAAACGTATCGCCTATATCTATCCCTGCATCGGCTTGAACCGATTCTACTAAAACAGGTTCTTGTAGTTGTCGATAGGCATAAGTGGCCATTGCTCCACCAGCATGACGAACAGGTACTGCACTCACTTCGGTTAAGCCTTTTTGCTCTGCTACACTTCGCTCCATTACTAACGCACGATTTAAGTGCTCGCAACATTGAAAAACAAGGTGAACACCTGTAATT from Shouchella hunanensis includes these protein-coding regions:
- the glyA gene encoding serine hydroxymethyltransferase, with the protein product MTNLKTQDPTLFEAIELELGRQRDKIELIASENFVSEAVMEAQGSVLTNKYAEGYPGRRYYGGCEYVDIAENIARDRAKKLFDAHYVNVQPHSGAQANMGVYFTILEHGDTVLGMNLSHGGHLTHGSPVNFSGVQYNFVEYGVREEDQRIDYDVVRQIAIEHKPKLIVAGASAYPRAIDFKKFREIADEVGAYLMVDMAHIAGLVAAGLHQNPVPYAHFVTTTTHKTLRGPRGGMILCNEETGEEFGKKLDKSIFPGIQGGPLMHVIAAKAVSFGEALANDFKAYGKAIIENAQRLGQTLQEEGVNIVSGGTDNHLVLLDLRSLQLTGKVAEKALDSVGITTNKNTIPYDPEKPFVTSGIRIGTAAVTSRGLGVDDMDEIAKLIALTLKNVENEEVLNQVRERVAALTAKFPMYPNL
- a CDS encoding TIGR01440 family protein, yielding MTIEERLFDGLQAFQNRVPALQNKLFVIGVSTSEIAGKPIGKEGSMDIAEELYRGFSKFQKITGVHLVFQCCEHLNRALVMERSVAEQKGLTEVSAVPVRHAGGAMATYAYRQLQEPVLVESVQADAGIDIGDTFIGMHIKPVLVPIRIGFTTIGSAHVTVATSRPKLIGGERAQYKIGE